A window from Mycobacteriales bacterium encodes these proteins:
- a CDS encoding DUF1365 domain-containing protein, whose amino-acid sequence MSTTPALYDVTIRHTRTAPVRNAFRYRSFCWLVDFDAPPRLPRPLRWLAAFDPSDHLDIRATLRDAGIAADRLLMLTNARVLGYVFNPLSVFWCYDGEDLVAVVAEVHNTYGGRHAYVLHPDAAGRASADKVLYVSPFYPVDGRYEINVPEPGERVAVSVTLDRGDGEPFSATMTGVRRPATARSLLGLWLRYPAAPLRVTTLIRWQGIRLWRRGLEVVPR is encoded by the coding sequence GTGAGCACAACGCCGGCGCTCTACGACGTCACGATCCGCCACACCCGGACCGCTCCGGTGCGCAACGCCTTCCGCTACCGCAGCTTCTGCTGGCTCGTCGACTTCGACGCACCCCCTCGGCTGCCGCGACCGTTGCGCTGGCTGGCCGCGTTCGACCCGAGTGACCACCTGGACATCCGCGCCACGCTTCGCGACGCGGGCATCGCCGCCGACCGGCTGCTCATGCTGACCAACGCCCGGGTGCTCGGCTACGTCTTCAACCCGCTCAGCGTGTTCTGGTGCTACGACGGCGAGGATCTGGTCGCCGTCGTCGCGGAGGTCCACAACACCTACGGCGGCCGCCACGCCTACGTTCTTCACCCGGACGCCGCGGGACGGGCCAGCGCCGACAAGGTGCTCTACGTCTCGCCGTTCTACCCGGTCGACGGCCGCTACGAGATCAACGTGCCCGAGCCCGGCGAGCGGGTCGCGGTGTCCGTGACGTTGGACCGCGGCGACGGTGAGCCGTTCTCCGCGACGATGACCGGCGTACGCCGGCCCGCGACCGCCCGCTCGTTGCTCGGCCTGTGGCTGCGCTATCCGGCGGCGCCGTTGCGTGTTACGACCCTGATCCGCTGGCAAGGAATCCGGCTGTGGCGACGCGGACTGGAGGTTGTCCCCCGATGA